In Phyllobacterium zundukense, the following are encoded in one genomic region:
- a CDS encoding heavy metal translocating P-type ATPase: protein MAQETHNHPHVIDAKTDAFRDPVCGMTVDPKAGKPTAEYKGKIFHFCSSGCQQKFTADPEEYLDSRTLPPKAVPIGTLYTCPMHPQIIRDKPGSCPICGMALEPMGVPTGDEGPNPELVDFTRRLWVSGVCSIPLLILTMGPMFGLPVRDWIGERLAAWFELALAVPVVLWAALPFFKRGWDSIVNRSPNMWTLISIGVGAAFAYSVVATLFPDIFPHSFRGHGGSVPTYFEAAAVIVALLFVGQVLELRARERTGSAIRALLDLAPKTARRIAEDGTETDVPLDEVLSGDRLRIRPGDSVPVDGVVIEGRSSIDESMITGEPVPVEKTPGDNVTGGTLNKSGSLIMRAEKVGSDTMLSQIVDMVAKAQRSRAPIQGLADAVSFYFVPAVILIAIVSFVIWALLGPEPRMIYAFVSAVSVLIIACPCALGLATPMSIMTATGRGAQAGVLIKDAEALERFAKVDTLLVDKTGTLTEGKPKLTDVLVVNGFEESDLLALAASLEKGSEHPLAEAIVEGANERGVKLSNVADFDAITGKGVTGEVSGKTVVLGNAAMMEELKLDTKSLQDLADKLRSDGKTAMFVAIDGKLAGLVAVADPIKQTAAEAIRALHESGLRIIMATGDNERTAKAVAARVGIDEVRADILPEGKKALVDELQAKGAKVAMAGDGVNDAPALAAAHVGIAMGTGADVAMESAGITLVKGDLTGIVRARHLAEATIRNIKQNLFFAFIYNVLGVPVAAGVLYPIFGMLLSPMIAAAAMSVSSVSVVANALRLRTVKL, encoded by the coding sequence ATGGCGCAGGAAACGCACAATCATCCCCACGTCATCGATGCGAAGACTGATGCTTTTCGCGATCCCGTTTGTGGAATGACGGTCGATCCGAAGGCTGGCAAACCGACGGCGGAATATAAGGGCAAAATATTCCATTTCTGCTCGTCTGGTTGTCAGCAGAAATTCACGGCAGATCCGGAGGAATACCTGGACAGCCGGACTTTGCCGCCCAAAGCAGTACCGATTGGGACGCTCTATACTTGCCCGATGCATCCTCAAATCATTCGCGACAAGCCGGGCTCCTGCCCGATCTGCGGTATGGCCCTGGAGCCGATGGGCGTACCGACTGGCGACGAAGGCCCCAATCCGGAACTGGTCGATTTCACGCGGCGGTTATGGGTGAGCGGCGTGTGTTCGATCCCGCTGCTCATACTAACCATGGGGCCGATGTTCGGTCTGCCAGTTCGCGACTGGATCGGCGAACGCCTCGCAGCCTGGTTCGAATTGGCGTTAGCTGTGCCCGTCGTCCTCTGGGCCGCGCTCCCGTTCTTTAAGCGCGGTTGGGACTCAATCGTCAATCGCAGCCCGAATATGTGGACATTGATCTCGATCGGGGTCGGCGCGGCCTTCGCCTACAGTGTGGTGGCAACGCTTTTCCCGGATATCTTTCCCCATTCCTTCCGTGGTCATGGCGGGTCAGTGCCAACTTATTTTGAGGCAGCAGCCGTCATCGTTGCGCTCCTTTTCGTGGGACAGGTGCTCGAACTGCGGGCGCGTGAACGCACGGGATCGGCTATTCGTGCGTTGCTGGACCTTGCGCCAAAAACCGCGCGGCGTATCGCCGAAGACGGCACGGAAACGGATGTTCCTCTGGATGAGGTGCTATCAGGTGATCGGCTGCGCATCCGCCCTGGTGACAGTGTTCCCGTCGATGGCGTTGTCATTGAGGGCCGCTCCTCGATCGACGAATCGATGATCACTGGCGAGCCTGTTCCGGTCGAGAAGACGCCAGGTGATAACGTGACCGGGGGAACGCTCAACAAGAGCGGCTCACTGATCATGCGGGCGGAAAAGGTCGGATCCGACACTATGCTTTCGCAGATCGTGGACATGGTGGCCAAGGCGCAGCGTTCGCGCGCACCGATACAGGGATTGGCAGATGCGGTCTCGTTTTATTTCGTGCCGGCGGTGATATTGATCGCCATCGTATCCTTTGTCATCTGGGCCCTGCTCGGCCCTGAGCCGCGCATGATCTATGCTTTCGTTTCAGCAGTGTCGGTGCTGATTATCGCCTGTCCGTGTGCTCTGGGCCTTGCAACGCCTATGTCAATCATGACGGCGACGGGTCGCGGCGCTCAAGCCGGCGTTCTCATCAAGGACGCCGAAGCGCTGGAGCGTTTCGCCAAGGTCGATACATTGCTTGTCGACAAAACGGGCACGCTCACCGAGGGTAAGCCCAAGCTCACCGACGTCCTCGTGGTAAATGGTTTTGAGGAAAGCGATTTGCTGGCGCTCGCCGCAAGCCTTGAAAAAGGCTCCGAGCATCCGCTGGCGGAGGCCATCGTAGAGGGCGCAAACGAACGCGGCGTCAAACTGTCCAACGTCGCCGATTTCGATGCGATCACCGGGAAGGGTGTTACGGGCGAGGTTTCCGGCAAGACCGTGGTACTCGGCAATGCGGCGATGATGGAGGAACTGAAGCTCGATACCAAGTCACTCCAGGACCTGGCGGATAAGTTGCGCTCGGACGGCAAGACGGCGATGTTCGTGGCGATCGACGGCAAGCTCGCAGGCCTTGTTGCCGTTGCCGATCCGATCAAACAAACGGCTGCGGAGGCAATCCGCGCCCTGCACGAGAGCGGCTTGAGGATCATCATGGCTACGGGCGACAATGAGCGCACGGCGAAGGCGGTCGCCGCAAGGGTAGGCATAGACGAAGTGCGCGCCGACATCTTGCCGGAAGGCAAGAAGGCACTGGTCGATGAACTTCAGGCAAAGGGCGCGAAGGTCGCCATGGCAGGCGATGGCGTCAACGACGCGCCGGCGCTGGCTGCCGCCCATGTGGGCATCGCTATGGGAACTGGTGCCGACGTCGCTATGGAAAGCGCCGGCATTACACTGGTCAAGGGCGATCTGACTGGCATTGTTCGTGCCCGGCATCTGGCGGAGGCGACGATCCGCAATATCAAGCAGAACCTGTTCTTCGCCTTCATATATAATGTGCTTGGCGTGCCCGTCGCCGCAGGTGTCCTCTATCCGATTTTCGGGATGTTGCTTTCGCCGATGATCGCGGCAGCGGCGATGAGTGTATCTTCCGTGTCCGTGGTCGCCAACGCGCTACGCCTGAGGACTGTGAAATTGTAA